GACCTAGTTTGTATTCATAGTACTAGTATTGACAATGGTTGTCTATAGCTCTTTGGAATTTATGATTCAGAGGGGAACTATGCTTTGATTTGTTGCCTGTCAACTTAATTAGtcaaaatcaccaaaattttggATGTGCTGCTTCTTTTGGCTCTCATTTGGTGTTGGGCATGACTCAAAAAGATAGGTGCAAAAATATTGGTGGCATGTTTTTGTCTGCTCGATGTGCCATGGTCATTGTTtccttcaaaagcatcaagttattttcatttgaaaaaaaattttgccctcTGCTTCCAGGGTACTCAAGGCAAATTGCTCCTTGTATGTTTTACAAAGCCCGAAGTTTTTACATTGATTATCATCTTCaatccaaaatacaagtcttggATGGTTGTCAACAAAACTGTGGCAAGAAAATCTTGTAGTCTCATAACCTATGGCTGACTAGGTTGTGCTTGTGCCATTAAGTTTAAAACAAAGGCTCAATGAACACAGGACACCACGAGGGCACGGAACCTGGGGTAAAAGTTGGCATTAGCTGTGAGTGAGGCCGAGAATTGTTACGTCTCAGGTGAGCTTAACTAGGTTTAGTTCAAGGTACAGATGTCCTTCAACTTCTTTTTACTTGTAGCTAAGGTGGATTTATATGTGTTTATAAGTACGCTGAGCTGAGATTTGGATCAAAAAACAATCCTTAATAATTTGATCAAGTGTAATGAATGGAAGACCAAAGGTTCAATTAAAAAATGATTGTACAAAAGGTTTAATCCTGATTAGTTTTCTTGATGAAGTTTATACTTAAAATCTGTACCTTTCCGCTGGCATGGTGTCTACAGACGGTCATGCTCTTTTTCCAATCGGAAGAAACGTTACGAGCTTGATTCCTTTGTTGATGAAGGCCACCGATGGAATGCAGACAAAATCATTTGCAAGATTCTACATGGTATGGACGAAAGCTAACGGAGATGCCGGGCCATGGAGGTTCTTTTTCTCATAATAAATCGATTCGGGGTGGTTCCAATTCAGCAATGAGAACTGAAAGGGCCGGAGTTGGTTGGTTGTTTGGCGGTGCCTATGTTTGTTGTGTAGAGTTTCATTTCAGATTTTTAGTTATCCTCTTTCTGTGAACAAGATTTGTCAGTTTTATACAAGAATTTTGGCATTAGCTGCTCTTGGACGGACTTGGGACTTCGAATTTTGAACCTTATGTTGGTGATAAAACATTCGCGGCTGCGATTCAACGTTTCCGATATCACAGCCGTTATCCAGCGGACCAAGTTCCTTCAGCTTCCAGTAATGACCTTTTGGCGATTAATCCAGCAGTTCTAGTTTCTCgtgtatttaatttttgtttccaCCATATAATCAGAGGTAAGCTCATATAAGCACTTAAAGCCCAAGTCTCTTTATGCGCTCATACACAGTGCATTTAAGAAAAAGTCCTTTCAATTTGAAAGAACAAAATCTATTGAAAGTGAATTATATTTCTCAAGAAACTTAATTGCATTATGAATGTATCAGTCAATAACGGTACAAAATCTACAACAACATCTCCAGAACCAAGTTTCTGATGTATAATAACAAAAAAGTTCTGCTCAAGGTACGACCACTCATCCATAGAACAAAAAGAATGTTCCCTTGGAAGTTGAACTAATTGCTCAACACTACCACTGATGGCACATCTATTTTTCAATCAAAGTTTTTCTTCAGAGTTTTAGATGTTTAATGGCTGTCTGAACATCCTTATCTCCTCTGCCACTGCAGTTAAGTACAACCTTAGCTCCATCAGGAAGAGTTGGGCACAATTTCTCTAAATATGCCACAGCATGAGATGTCTCAAGTGCAGGGATGATGCCCTCCAACCGCGATAGTCTCTTAAAAGCTGCATAAACATTGGAAGGGAACGTGTCAAGGACAAATACTACAAGgtataaatagaacagaaagATACCAGGATATAAAACCATCAGAACAAAATATCCTTTTAGCGACAGTAGAACCATCACAAGGCATTAAAAAGCCACTCCCCTAGGCTATTTTTccttctaaaaataaaaaaataataattttaaaaaactttttcaagccaatgttaaaaaaaaaaaaggttcataGGGAGTCAACATTATTATTCCATACCTTCCAACGCCTCCTCATCAGTAACGCTGAAATATTCAGCACGTCCTATGTCCTTCAAAAAGCTgtgttcaggtccaactccagGATAATCCAGGCTATTTGAGATGAGAGAAAATTGTAGTCAGGATTTGTCCCCAAAAAACGTTTTCTATCAAAGGAAAATATGCAAGGATAAAGTTGACACTTTTACCCAGCACTAATCGAATGAGGCTCAATTATCTGCCCATCTTCATCCTGCAACAAATAGCTCATGGCTCCATGCAACACTCCAACCTCACCCTTGGTTAAAGTGGCAGCATGTTTACCACTCTCTATTCCAAAACCAGCAGCCTCCACACCAATTAACCTAACATCTTTGTCATCGACAAAGTCATCAAAGAGGCCCATGGCATTTGAACCTCCACCAACGCATGCAACAAGCACATCTGGTTTCCCACCCCATTTCTCCAATGCCTGCTTCCTGGTTTCTTTACCAATCACTGCATGAAACTCTCTCACCATCACTGGATATGGATGTGGCCCTGCAACGGAACCCAGGATGTAATGAGTTGATTCCACATTAGTCACCCAATCCCTTATAGCTTCTGAAGTAGCATCTTTCAGCGTGGCAGTGCCAGAATGAACTGGCCTAACCTGCAGTTCCAAAATTTGGAAGTCAGAAGTGGCATTACCAGAGACATTGTGGCAATAGTGTGCCTTgttcaaattcaataaaatcAAGCAATGCTATAGTCTCCAAGCCAAAAAAACGAGCTAAAGAGTTTTCATTATGGGTAACTTCACAGTTGttcaaactttaatcaaaatCATTTACTGTGCCTATCACCAATGAACATCGACCAGTCTTTTAATCATGATTCTTGACAATCAAGCTAAAACTCTTACTCTTTTCTATCCAGAAATGTACTCTTTTGTGTCAAAATGGTATGCTCCACAACCATATTGTTTTCATCATTATTATAACGGATGAGAACAATGTGAAATCCACAGATAAGAGAAAGGTAGGATACAGATTGTCGACGAACAAGTTCAATTATGCATGACAATATGAATAATTCTCAAAAATGCCTACTAAAAGTACACACAACCAGTAAACAACAAAATAAGAGGCAAACCTAATTTGTGATCTCTAAAgctgcccaaaaaaaaaagaggctcTAATACTAGGCAGGAAATGAGATTGTTGTAAGCAAATCGGACAAAAAGACCAACAACAAAGACACAAGAAAGCTCAAAACATGAAGACTGATGGAAAGAAGTTTCAGTTTCGCCACAAGAAACAGTGACCACGAACAATTGGACAGAGCTCCAGTATTATGACAAGAGCAATGCTTTCCCATATTAAAACCAAAAGCTGAGAATGCAAGATAGCAGCTTCAATCTGTAATCAAAATGCAGGCtggattttgaattttttttttttttgaagcaatTAAAAACAAAGATACACACCTCAGCTCCGAGCAGCCGCATCCTGAAGACATTGAGAGCTTGTCTCTCCATTGCGACTTTGGATTGATACCAAAATTGGtagtatttcaatactatatggaagGTATCTCTCTGTCAAaattcagggaaaaataccctcgggaaggtagcTAATGAGTCAAtcaaagttcgggaaaatttataaggcaatctgcctttagACCTTCATTACCCAATTCAAAACGTTAATCAAGGCAAANNNNNNNNNNNNNNNNNNNNNNNNNNNNNNNNNNNNNNNNNNNNNNNNNNNNNNNNNNNNNNNNNNNNNNNNNNNNNNNNNNNNNNNNNNNNNNNNNNNNNNNNNNNNNNNNNNNNNNNNNNNNNNNNNNNNNNNNNNNNNNNNNNNNNNNNNNNNNNNNNNNNNNNNNNNNNNNNNNNNNNNNNNNNNNNNNNNNNNNNNNNNNNNNNNNNNNNNNNNNNNNNNNNNNNNNNNNNNNNNNNNNNNNNNNNNNNNNNNNNNNNNNNNNNNNNNNNNNNNNNNNNNNNNNNNNNNNNNNNNNNNNNNNNNNNNNNNNNNNNNNNNNNNNNNNNNNNNNNNNNNNNNNNNNNNNNNNNNNNNNNNNNNNNNNNNNNNNNNNNNNNNNNNNNNNNNNNNNNNNNNNNNNNNNNNNNNNNNNNNNNNNNNNNNNNNNNNNNNNNNNNNNNNNNNNNNNNNNNNNNNNNNNNNNNNNNNNNNNNNNNNNNNNNNNNNNNNNNNNNNNNNNNNNNNNNNNNNNNNNNNNNNNNNNNNNNNNNNNNNNNNNNNNNNNNNNNNNNNNNNNNNNNNNNNNNNNNNNNNNNNNNNNNNNNNNNNNNNNNNNNNNNNNNNNNNNNNNNNNNNNNNNNNNNNNNNNNNNNNNNNNNNNNNNNNNNNNNNNNNNNNNNNNNNNNNNNNNNNNNNNNNNNNNNNNNNNNNNNNNNNNNNNNNNNNNNNNNNNNNNNNNNNNNNNNNNNNNNNNNNNNNNNNNNNNNNNNNNNNNNNNNNNNNNNNNNNNNNNNNNNNNNNNNNNNNNNNNNNNNNNNNNNNNNNNNNNNNNNNNNNNNNNNNNNNNNNNNNNNNNNNNNNNNNNNNNNNNNNNNNNNNNNNNNNNNNNNNNNNNNNNNNNNNNNNNNNNNNNNNNNNNNNNNNNNNNNNNNNNNNNNNNNNNNNNNNNNNNNNNNNNNNNNNNNNNNNNNNNNNNNNNNNNNNNNNNNNNNNNNNNNNNNNNNNNNNNNNNNNNCAGGAGGGTTTGCCCGTCCTTTCCTGTCCCCAAACTCCCGATCTGATTCCCGTTTCAGGCGGCCGGCCTCCTCTGCATTGGCGGCGGCGTGAGCCCGGGTCAAAAGCTCTCCCAGGTTCTTGGGAGGTTGTTCGACAAGCTTGTAGTAGAGATCCTCTACCCTCAACCCGTTCATGAAGGCGGCCATGACCACCTTTTCGTCCTTATCCCTGATCTGCAGGCTCTCTGTGTTGAAGCGCGTCATGAAGTTCTTCAGGGACTCATCCGGCTTCTGCTTAACGGCCATCAGGTGGGCCGCGTTCTTCGAGTAGGTCTTCGAGGAAACGAACTGGGCGGCAAACTGTCTAGCCAGCTCGGTGAAACTCTGAATAGACCCCGGTGCCAGGCCCTGAAACCAGAGCCGCGCCTTACCCTTGAGAAACATGGGGAAGGTCTTGCAGCGGAGGGCATCCGCGGCGTTTTGCAGACGCATGTGCGTCAGGAAGACCGAGAGGTGGTCTTCCGGGTCGGTCGAGCCATCGTACAGCTCGATGTTCGGGATTTTAAACCTCCGGGGTAGCGGGTAGTCCTCGATCTCCTGGGTGAAGGGCGAGGCTGCGTAGCTGTCCCCGTACGGTTGTGGTCGCAGGATCTGCTCGAGCTCATCCCGGACGGGCTGCCACTGGGGTGGGTCGCGCGGGCGGCTCCTAACAGATCGGGCGGGGGAGCGTGCGAGCCCATTTCGCGTAGGTTTTCGTGGGGAGGGATCCCTTGGTCGGCTCCCCACGGACCGGTCGTGGGAGTACCTCTCGCTATCCCCGACCACCGAAGCTCGGTGACGAGGGGGAGTCCGCGGTCGTTTCCTCCTAGGGGGCTGGTCCTGTGACCCATCCTCCGAAGGGTCGGGGATCGactccttctccttctccttctcctgGGCTTTGGAAGTTGGTGCGCCCCCCGCCTCCTCTCCTCCTTTTGCCTGCCGGATTATATCCTCCAGCATGGGGAGATTCTCTGTCACGAACTGGAGCATCTGCCGTCTCCGGTCTCCTGAGAGGGCCGAGCCCCCAGCGCCCCCGGCCGCTTCGTTCTCCTCTCGACGAGACCCCTCCCCGGCCCCGGCTCCGGTGCTTTCAACTGTTCGCTTGGACCGTGTCCTCGCCATCAACACTAACAATTACCTTTCgcttcccacagacggcgccaactgaAGAAGCGCAGACGCTTCCCCGAGGAGAGCTGACCTGATCAGCTCGGGGTGTCGATGGGAGAGCTGATCCAAGACCTGCAAAACAGAGAAGATGAG
Above is a genomic segment from Coffea eugenioides isolate CCC68of chromosome 5, Ceug_1.0, whole genome shotgun sequence containing:
- the LOC113770464 gene encoding tryptophan synthase beta chain 2, chloroplastic; amino-acid sequence: MERQALNVFRMRLLGAEVRPVHSGTATLKDATSEAIRDWVTNVESTHYILGSVAGPHPYPVMVREFHAVIGKETRKQALEKWGGKPDVLVACVGGGSNAMGLFDDFVDDKDVRLIGVEAAGFGIESGKHAATLTKGEVGVLHGAMSYLLQDEDGQIIEPHSISAGLDYPGVGPEHSFLKDIGRAEYFSVTDEEALEAFKRLSRLEGIIPALETSHAVAYLEKLCPTLPDGAKVVLNCSGRGDKDVQTAIKHLKL